DNA from Aliarcobacter butzleri:
GTCATATAAAGTTTCATCACTAGCTAAAGCTTTTCTTACATTTTCTACTTCTTTTGAGTGTTCACAGCAATTTACAATCATATTATTCCTTTTTATATAAACATATGAACATATAATCATATATTAAAAAGAATTAATTTTAGTTTATATTTTATTTGAAGATAAAAAAGTTTTTAATCTCTTTTATCCTTAATTTTAGAAAGTATATTTCATACCAAGAGTAAAGTTTCGAGGGTCACCATAAAGCATAGAGTTAACTCCAATACCTTCATAATATTTTTCATCAAAAACATTGTTTATATTTAACTGTAAATCTAAACTTTTATTTATTTTATATCCAGCCATTAAATCAGTAGTGATAAATGCATCTTGTGTGATTTTAGTTGCACCACTTCCTGTATAAACTTTACTTTTATAGTTCAATCCTGCACCAAATCTATAATTACTAATAGTATATTTAGCCCATAAATTTGCTGTTGTTCTTGAAGAATCTGTATTAAATTTACTTCCATCAGGATTTTCTGCTTCAAAGTTTGCTAATCCAAAATCTAAACTAAAATCATCTGTAAGATTTCCTTGTACTCCCAATTCAAAACCTTTACTTACAACGCCGTCAATTCTTTCAAAGGCATTTTTTAAAGGATTGCTAGCAATTGGTATTCCAGTATCTTCAAAACCTGTTTGCTCAATTCTAAATATAGATAAAGAAGTATTTAAACGTCCATCAAAATATTCCCCTTTAATTCCCGTTTCATAGCTTTTCCCTTCTGCTGGGTCTAAATAATTATTATCTTTATCTTGTCTATCTGTTGGTTTAAATATACTCGTATAACTCACATAAATAGAGTAATTTTTATCTATATCGTAAACTAAACCAGCATAAGGAGTAATTTCATCGTCAAATTCTCTATTCCCATTTCCATTTTTAGCTTGATATTCCCAAGATGAAACTCTAATACCAGAGATAAGTTTTAAATCTTCCATTAAAGAAAATCTTCCTGCCAAATAATAACCTTTTTGTATAGTTTTACTTGGTAATTCTAAAGTAGGAGTATTTGCACTTAATTGCGGATTATCAATATTTATATTACTAAAATTTAAAGAGGAAGCACTAATATAACCAGTCCCAGCAAAATTATTCTTTTTAAAATCATATTTGTTATATCCAAATCCAGTAATTATCTCATGGTCAAGTTTTGCTAATTCAAAAGGAATTGAGGCATACAAATTTAGATTATTTTCTTCTTCTTTTGCATCACTTACATAATCATACAAAAATCCATCTGCATTATTAGTCACTTTATTAACTGTTCCAAAATAATATGCTATTGCTGTTTTTGAATCCATTGTTCTATTTGAATAAGACGCATTAATTGAAATATCATCATATATATACTGTTTTAAATCTGCAAAATAACTTGTAGTTTTATTATCCCAATAAGTCCAATCATCTGAAACTGTTTTAGAACGACTAAAATTAGTTCTTGAACCATCAGTATAAAATGCTGGCAATCCTCCCCATCTTACTCCATCTCTTTGAATATTTTCATAACTAGCACCAAAAGATAAATATGTAGTATCTGTTAAATCCATATCAACTACACCATAAAAAACATCTGTTTGTTTTTCATAATTATCCATATATGATTTTTTATCTTGATGTTTTGCTACAAATCTAGCTCTTACACTTCCATCAGTATTTAGTGGAGTTTGAACATCTGCTGAAGACGTATAATTATCCCAAGAACCTGCGCTTAAATCAATAGTTCCTTTAAATTCTTTTGAATTAGCATGCTTTCTAATATAGTTTAAACCTAAAGCAGGATTTCCAGCACCTGTCATAAGTCCATTTGCACCTTTTACAATTTCAACTCTATCAAAAATGATTAAATCAGTATCATTTGCACCATAATCAGCAATTGAATAAGTAGGCATTCCATCATATAAATTATAATCAATAGTAAATCCTCTAGCTGTTGGATATACTCTTTCATCCCACTTATTTAGAGTAACACCTGGCGTTTTAGATAATAATTCTTGATAAGAAGTTATATTTTGATCTTCTAATCTTTGTCTAGTAAAAACTAAAACAGATTGAGGAGTTTCTCTTAAAGATAAATCCAATTTTGTGGCTGTACTTGTAGCTCCTGTTGTATATGAACCTGTTTCTTCTGTTACACTATTCAAAATCAAATTATTCTCTGAAACTTTTATCTCTTCAAGTACTGTTGTGTTTTGACTATTTTGTGCTGCAAAAAGTTGGCTTCCCAAAACCATCGACACACAAAATGACATTGATATCATTTTTCCTTTTTTATTCATTTGTTTTCCTTTTATCTATTTATTATGATTACAATAACTAGTCTCATGTATTGTTTTGGAATTATTTCTTATTGTCACTTAAGTTTTTCTGCAAAAAAGTTCAATCATGATAAATACTTTTCTCAAAGGAGCCACTTTTTGGACATTTTTTTATATTAGAATACCATCAAAATTTAATCAATCTTAGTGAAAAAATAAAAAGAGAATATATTATGAAATTAAAATTAAAAGAAATATGTGAATATTTTAGTAAAGATTTTACAGCAAGTGAAACATCAAAAATACTCAATTTGAGTAGACCAACTGTAAATTACTATTACAAAATATTTAGAGAATCAATCATAAATGATTTATTTATTTTAAAAGGAAATACATTTCAAGTAGAATATATAAAATTTAGAAATGAGTATTTTTTTTATATTATAAACAAAAATTCAATTTATTTAATAGAAGAACATTCAAAATTATTAGCAAATTTAAAAATCTTTATAAAAAATGAAATAAAAAAATCTCTGATAAATAATTCAAAATCAAATGCAATTAGAATCCTTTACAATAAACATACACAAAATTTCACAGTTGTAGGCTTTTATACCTCAACTCTTGGATTACAAGAGTTTATAAATAACCGTTTGAAGAAGTTTAGAGGTATAAAAAAAGAAAATATATATTCTCATATCAAAGAGTCAATATTTAGATTTAATTTTTCAAATAATGAAATAAATGAAAAAATATTAAAAAGTTTATCTATAAAACAAGGTCTTTAATGTACAAACTAATAGACTATTTTTATAAAAATTCTCAACTTAATCATACTATTTTAGTTTTTTTCCTCATTTTAGGAATTTTTTCATATATAAATATCCCTAAAGAAGTTTTTCCTACAACTCAACTTGAAAAACTTGATATAGAAGGAAGTTACTCAGGAGCTAGTGCAGAAAGTTTAAATAACTTTGCAGTAAGTGAAATAGAAAATCAACTAAACTCTATTTCAGGACTTGGGAAAATCACTTCATATATTTATTCAGGATTTTTTTCAATCAATATTGAACTTCAAGATGGAGTTGATAAAACTATAAAATTAAATGAAGTAAAAGATGCAGTAAGCCTTGCAAAAAGATATTTTCCTTCGGATATGGAAGAACCAAATGTAAGAATTATGGATGAAGAGTGGTCATTATTATCTATTGCTTTATCTTCTTCAAAATATAATCAAAGAGAGTTATTAAAAATTGCAGATAATTTGAAAAACTCTTTAATGCAAATTAAAAATATAAACAAAGTACGAAATTTTGGAGATGCAGATTTACAAATAGAGTTAGCTTTAGATAATAAAAAAATAAATATGTATGGATTAAATAGTTCTAGCGTTATTGATGCAATATCACAATTATCTTATATCTATCCTGTTGGAAATATAGAACAAGTTGGCGATCATGTATATTTAAGTGCTGCTAACAATAAATTTGACTCGAAATTTTGGGAAAATAGTATTTTAAAAATAGATGGAAAAAAGATTTATCTAAATGATATTGCAAACATAACTATTGGATATCCTAAAAAAGAGACTATTTCTCGACTTAATGGAGAAAATACTTTAACTCTAAGAGTATATAAAAATAAAAATGGCGATAGTATCAAACTAACAAAAGAGATAAAAGAGTTACTTAAAAGTACTGAAGCTTCTTATGAAGATATTACTTTAGTTGTTTCAAGAGACAATTCTAAATTAATCAATGAAAGATTAAATACGATTTTGGCAAATATAACTTTAGGATTAATCTTAGTTGGATTTGCTATGTATATTTTGATTAGTCCTAGATTATCATTTGTTATTATTTTAGGTATTCCTTTTTCATTTATTATTGGATTACTATTTTTAGAAATGATGGGATATAGTCTAAATATGGTTTCAATGATGGCTATGTTAATAGCTCTTGGAATTGTAGTTGATGATGCAATTATCGTAAGTGAAAATATCCAAAGACATATTGATGAAGGTTATGAACTTGACAAAGCTATTTTAAAAGGAACAAAACAGATGATAGGTCCAGTTATAATAGCTGGAATTACAACTGTTTTTGCTTTTATATCTATGTTATTTGTTAGTGGAGAAATGGGACTTTTTATTAAGTTAATTCCTATTGTTATTACTTGTTTGATAGTTTCATCAATTATTGAATCATTTTTATTTTTACCACTTCATGCAAAACATATTTTAAAGGTAAATGAAAAACAATTAGATTGGACAAAAGTATATAACTTTTATGAAAATATTTTACACAAAGTAATAGAACATAAAAGAAGCTTCTTAGTTATATTTTTTATAACTATTCCCATAATTTCAATTATTCTTATAAAAACTAGTAGATTTCAACTTTTTCCAGATATTGATTCAAGTAATATTGAAATTGCAGTTAAACTTGAGAACTCTATTCCTATTGAAATAACCGATAATATTGCAAAAAAATATGAAAAAGCTCTTTTAGATAATGCAAAAGAACTCTATATAAAAAATATAACAACAACAATTGGATTATATGTTGATATTGCAGATAATGAAGAAGAGATAGAAAATGCTTTTATTCTTTCAGTGGAACTTGAAGAGTTTAGAGAAGAAAATTTTGTAGAAAACTATATAAATCCTATTTTAAACTTTAGTTTTGATTTTGAAAGATCAGATAAAGTAAGACTTATTAGCTCTAATGATGCTATGAATATGATTAGAGATTTAATCAATCCTTTATTAAAAGAAGACAATGCCGTTGACTATAATATAATCTCTCAAAAAATGGGTATTGATTCAACAGATATTGAGATTTTATTGAATTCTTATGATACTTCATTATTAGTTCAGAATATTGAAAAATTAAAAGAAAAACTAAAAAATATAAATGGAGTAAAAGATATATCTGATAATACTATTTTAGGACAAAGTGAATACAAATATATAGTAAATGCTTATGGAAGACAATTAGGACTTACAGATAGTGATATAGCAAAAGCTATTAGTAGTTTCTTTTTAGAAAGAGAACAAGCAAATACTTTCAATGAAGATGGAATTATCAAAATAATAACAAAATCAATAAATAAAGATAGTATAAAAGAGTTAAAAAACTTTTATATTCCACTTGAAAATAACCAATTTGTTCAATTAAAAGAAGTTGTAGATTTCAAAATTGAAAGAAATTTCAACGAAATGCAAAAAATCAATGGACAAATTTATAAAAAAGTTATGGCAAATGTTCAAAATGATATTGTAAATGCAACTGAAGTTTTAGAAAAACTTGAAGGCACTATAGAAGATATAAAAAAATCTGGTATTCAAATAAATTTTGGAGGAGAAAAAGAAAAAAGCGATAAATTGGCTTTAGACATTATCAAAGCTTTTTTAGTTTCAATATTTTTAATATTTATAACTTTACTTATAATCTTCCCCTCTTTTAAAAGTACTTTTGTGATTTTGTCTGTTATTCCTTTTACAATTTTAGGACCAATTATTGGTCACTTTATAATGGGAATAAATCTAAATTCACAATCAATGATTGGTATGCTAGGACTTGCTGGTGTTGTTATAAATGATGGAATTATTATGCTTAATTTTTTACATCATACAAGAACAAAAAAAGAGTTTTTTGAAAATGCAAAATTAAGAGTTCGCCCTATTTTAATAACTTCTATTACAACAATGTTAGGTTTATTTACTTTAATATTTTTTCCAACAGGAGAATCTATAATGCTTCAACCAATAGCCGTTTCTTTAGGATTTGGGATTTTATGGGGAACAGTTTTAAATTTAGTTTATGTCCCTGCTCTTTTTGCAACTTTATATAAAATCAAGGATTAAAAATGACAAAATATATTTTTTTACTATTTCCAATATTTTTATTTGCTAACTCATATATAGCAAAAATTGAACCAAAAGATGAATTTAGTATCTATGCAAATGCAAGTGGAGAAATAACATATCTTGATAAAAATAAAGAGATGAATATTATAAATGGTGTTATCGTAAAAATTGATAATGTTTTAGATAAAGAAAATCTTAGCCTTTATCAAACTCAATTAAAACTTTTAAATGAAAAACTCTCAATTTTACAAGATTATTACAATAAATTTAAAACTATAAAAGGTAAAAGTGATTTTGAAAAAGATGAAAAATATATGGAAATTATTGAATTAAAAAATAGTATAAAAGATTTAGAAATTTCAATAGCAAATACAAAAAATACTCTAAGCAAAAAAGAGATTGCCTTAGACAACTTATATCTAAAAGAGTTTGTTGTTAATAAATATGATTATGTAAATGTAGGAACTAAAATCGCAACTGCATATGATATAAGTAAAGCAAAACTAGTTATTTATCTAAATAGTGAAGATTATAAAGATATAAAATCAAAAGAGATTTATTTAGATGGTAAAAAATCAGATGTAAAAATAAAAAAGCTTGATATTACTCCTGATAAAACTTTTATTTCTGCATATAAATTAGAACTAGAAATTGATTCAAAAGAGTTTGGTAAAAGTATAACTGTGGAGTTCAAATAATGAAAAAATTTTTATATTGTTTTTTATTCTCTTCTTTACTTTTTGCAAATGAAAAATCAAATGAAGTTTTAATGCCTTTAAAAAATGAAATAAGAGATTTAGAAACAAAAAGCATAGAAGAAAAAAAAGAGGTAAATAAATATGAATGGTTAAATGATTTGAATATATCACTTAGTCAAAGTAAAGATGATGAAAATATAAAAACAAAAGATTATTCTTTAAATTTAAATCAAAAGATACTTGACTTTGGTGGTATTTCTTCTCAAATTGATTATGCAAATAATTTATTTAAACAAGAAGCTTTAAAAATAAAAATGGAAAATTTTGAAGATTTAAATACTTTGTATAAAAACTTTATTGATTTAAAAATAAATGATATAAATATTTTACAAAATGACTTGAATATAAAAAATAGTGAAATAGAAGTTGATATAAAAAAATCTCAATATAGAAATGGTCAAAGTGATATTAGTGATTTAAACGATGCTATTATGAAAAAAAACTTATTAGAAGATTCAAAAATGAATCTAAAACTCAATAAAGTTATTTATGAAAATGATATAAAAAAACTAACTTCTTACGAATTAAATAATTTAAGTATTCCTTCAATATATTTGATTTCAAAAGATATATTTTTAGAAAAATCTACAAAAAAACTATATGCAAATTTAGAATCGCAAGTAAGCCAAAATGAATACAAAAAAACTAAAAGCAAATATCTTCCAGCTTTAAACCTAACTGGAGCAGTTGGATATCAAGATTCTACTACAAAAAAATCGCAAGATTATTATAATTATGGTGCAAGTATAACTATGCCTTTAAATTATACCTTTTCAAATGACATAGAATATTCAAAACTAGTATATTTACAAAATAGAAAAAAAGAAGAATTAACATCAATTGAACTAGAAAAAGTTTATGATAGTTCAATTGAAACAATAAAACAATTCGAAAATAGAATAAATCTTGCATTAAATGACATAAAACTTTATGAAGAACTTTTAGAATTAAATCAAGAAGAGTTTAATGCCGGATTTAAAGCAGATGAAGATGTTCAAACGCTGAAAAACTCGAAAGAAATAAGAAAATTAGATATTGAAAAATATAAATTAAATATCAAAAAAGAGCTTTTATACATATATTTTCAAACAATTTAATCTAATAATTTTTTTAAAATTTGCTTTTATTTATTTTTTCAGATACAATCGGCGCATTAAAGATGATTTAGAGTTTAATCACATCTTTAGTTTGCTTTTATTGATACTCACAAATTAATACTAACACCTAATAAAAATAAAACTCCATATTACACTTTATATATAGCTTCACATATGAAGCAACATCAAACAATAAGGAATTGCAAATGGCAAATCAAAATATCGGAACAGTAAAATGGTTCAACAGTGAAAAAGGTTTTGGATTTATCCAATTAGAAAATGAAGATCAAGAGTTTTTTGTTCACCATAGTGAAATTAATTCATCAAATTACGGAAGAGCTACATTAAATGATGGTCAAAAAGTATCTTTTGAAATCGGTAAAAACGATAAAGGTCCTCAAGCAAAAAATGTTAGAGCTATCTAATATAAAAAATAAAATAAATTGTAAAGGAGAAAAATGTCAATAACAAATGTTAGTATAAAAGCAAAACAAGTAATTTTACTAAGACTTTTAAACGATGGTGAAAGTCTAATAGATGCAAGTTCAAAATCTGGATTATGTATCAAAGTTGCAAAAGAATATTTAAGCAGCAAATAGTTATTTTATCTAATAAAAGATAATTAAACAGTAGTAATTTTATAGCCAATCTTTGAAAAATTATATAAGCAATCTTTTGGAAGTTTTTTTCTTAGTTTTCTTGCTACTGTTCTTAAAGCCCCTTCGCTCATAAAATCATCATTCCAAACAATAGATTGTATAGTATCATAATCGACTAATCTATCGCTATTTTCGCAAAGAAGAGATAATAAATCAACTTCTTTTATTGATAATTTTTCGATATTTTCATTTTTATATAAAATTTTATTTGAAAGGTCAAAATAACAATCTTTTGAAAAATATTTTATATTTTTGCTATTTTTTATTTTATTTACGCAATCGCTTAAAATAGGAAATATTGTTTCATGACGAATAGGTTTTACTAAATATTTTTCAAGTCTTAATTCAATAGCTTCTAATAAATACTCTGTTTTAGTATATGCACTTAAAACTATGATTTTAGTATAAAGATCATTTTTTCTAATTTTCCTTATCATCTCTAAACCATTAGTTTTAGGCATATTTATATCTGTTATTATAATATGTGGTTTTTTATTATCAATTATTTCAAAAGCTTCATTAGCATCTTTTGCTTCATATACTTCTTCAAATAATCTTCTAAGATAAGTTACAGCATTTATTCTGATATTTTCTTCATCTTCTACGAATAATACTTTTATATTTTTAAATTCATTTCTACTCATGGCGCAATTATACAAAAAATAATCATAAATTATGATAATTAATATTATTTCATTAAATTATTGTATAATAATCTAATGAAAAGCATTTTATTTCTTATTTTATTTTTTACAAATCTTTACAGCAATAATTTTGGATATTTTATAAAAGACTATATTTCTGAGGATAATATAAATTTTAGAGAACTTAAATACGAAGATTATGGAAATCTAATTTTAGATGAATTTACAATTAAGTTTGAACTAGATTTTGAAAAACTTGAAAATAAAACTTACTATTTAACAATCGTTTCTGACAAAGATAGTTTAATTTATACAAATATTAAATATGAAATAATAAATAATATAATAGTTGTAAAACTCGATAAATTTCAAGAAAAAGAGATATTTTTTAAATACAAATATGATAGTAAAAAAATTGCCCAATTTCGATGGAATTATATAAATAACTTTGAATACAAATATTTTCTAAAATATGAAGGCATATTATATGGAGTTGCATATGGAATAATCTTTTGTGCTTTTTTATATTATTTAATCATATTTTTTTCAACTAGAATGAAATGTTTTTTATACTATTCTTTAATGCAACTTTTTGTTCTTTTATCTCTTGTTGGATTTATGTATTTTAGTTATCACTCTTACCTCTCTTCTATATATCAAGCTTTAGTTGATA
Protein-coding regions in this window:
- a CDS encoding TonB-dependent siderophore receptor, with the translated sequence MNKKGKMISMSFCVSMVLGSQLFAAQNSQNTTVLEEIKVSENNLILNSVTEETGSYTTGATSTATKLDLSLRETPQSVLVFTRQRLEDQNITSYQELLSKTPGVTLNKWDERVYPTARGFTIDYNLYDGMPTYSIADYGANDTDLIIFDRVEIVKGANGLMTGAGNPALGLNYIRKHANSKEFKGTIDLSAGSWDNYTSSADVQTPLNTDGSVRARFVAKHQDKKSYMDNYEKQTDVFYGVVDMDLTDTTYLSFGASYENIQRDGVRWGGLPAFYTDGSRTNFSRSKTVSDDWTYWDNKTTSYFADLKQYIYDDISINASYSNRTMDSKTAIAYYFGTVNKVTNNADGFLYDYVSDAKEEENNLNLYASIPFELAKLDHEIITGFGYNKYDFKKNNFAGTGYISASSLNFSNINIDNPQLSANTPTLELPSKTIQKGYYLAGRFSLMEDLKLISGIRVSSWEYQAKNGNGNREFDDEITPYAGLVYDIDKNYSIYVSYTSIFKPTDRQDKDNNYLDPAEGKSYETGIKGEYFDGRLNTSLSIFRIEQTGFEDTGIPIASNPLKNAFERIDGVVSKGFELGVQGNLTDDFSLDFGLANFEAENPDGSKFNTDSSRTTANLWAKYTISNYRFGAGLNYKSKVYTGSGATKITQDAFITTDLMAGYKINKSLDLQLNINNVFDEKYYEGIGVNSMLYGDPRNFTLGMKYTF
- a CDS encoding efflux RND transporter permease subunit, which encodes MYKLIDYFYKNSQLNHTILVFFLILGIFSYINIPKEVFPTTQLEKLDIEGSYSGASAESLNNFAVSEIENQLNSISGLGKITSYIYSGFFSINIELQDGVDKTIKLNEVKDAVSLAKRYFPSDMEEPNVRIMDEEWSLLSIALSSSKYNQRELLKIADNLKNSLMQIKNINKVRNFGDADLQIELALDNKKINMYGLNSSSVIDAISQLSYIYPVGNIEQVGDHVYLSAANNKFDSKFWENSILKIDGKKIYLNDIANITIGYPKKETISRLNGENTLTLRVYKNKNGDSIKLTKEIKELLKSTEASYEDITLVVSRDNSKLINERLNTILANITLGLILVGFAMYILISPRLSFVIILGIPFSFIIGLLFLEMMGYSLNMVSMMAMLIALGIVVDDAIIVSENIQRHIDEGYELDKAILKGTKQMIGPVIIAGITTVFAFISMLFVSGEMGLFIKLIPIVITCLIVSSIIESFLFLPLHAKHILKVNEKQLDWTKVYNFYENILHKVIEHKRSFLVIFFITIPIISIILIKTSRFQLFPDIDSSNIEIAVKLENSIPIEITDNIAKKYEKALLDNAKELYIKNITTTIGLYVDIADNEEEIENAFILSVELEEFREENFVENYINPILNFSFDFERSDKVRLISSNDAMNMIRDLINPLLKEDNAVDYNIISQKMGIDSTDIEILLNSYDTSLLVQNIEKLKEKLKNINGVKDISDNTILGQSEYKYIVNAYGRQLGLTDSDIAKAISSFFLEREQANTFNEDGIIKIITKSINKDSIKELKNFYIPLENNQFVQLKEVVDFKIERNFNEMQKINGQIYKKVMANVQNDIVNATEVLEKLEGTIEDIKKSGIQINFGGEKEKSDKLALDIIKAFLVSIFLIFITLLIIFPSFKSTFVILSVIPFTILGPIIGHFIMGINLNSQSMIGMLGLAGVVINDGIIMLNFLHHTRTKKEFFENAKLRVRPILITSITTMLGLFTLIFFPTGESIMLQPIAVSLGFGILWGTVLNLVYVPALFATLYKIKD
- a CDS encoding efflux RND transporter periplasmic adaptor subunit, translating into MTKYIFLLFPIFLFANSYIAKIEPKDEFSIYANASGEITYLDKNKEMNIINGVIVKIDNVLDKENLSLYQTQLKLLNEKLSILQDYYNKFKTIKGKSDFEKDEKYMEIIELKNSIKDLEISIANTKNTLSKKEIALDNLYLKEFVVNKYDYVNVGTKIATAYDISKAKLVIYLNSEDYKDIKSKEIYLDGKKSDVKIKKLDITPDKTFISAYKLELEIDSKEFGKSITVEFK
- a CDS encoding TolC family protein, yielding MKKFLYCFLFSSLLFANEKSNEVLMPLKNEIRDLETKSIEEKKEVNKYEWLNDLNISLSQSKDDENIKTKDYSLNLNQKILDFGGISSQIDYANNLFKQEALKIKMENFEDLNTLYKNFIDLKINDINILQNDLNIKNSEIEVDIKKSQYRNGQSDISDLNDAIMKKNLLEDSKMNLKLNKVIYENDIKKLTSYELNNLSIPSIYLISKDIFLEKSTKKLYANLESQVSQNEYKKTKSKYLPALNLTGAVGYQDSTTKKSQDYYNYGASITMPLNYTFSNDIEYSKLVYLQNRKKEELTSIELEKVYDSSIETIKQFENRINLALNDIKLYEELLELNQEEFNAGFKADEDVQTLKNSKEIRKLDIEKYKLNIKKELLYIYFQTI
- a CDS encoding cold-shock protein; translated protein: MANQNIGTVKWFNSEKGFGFIQLENEDQEFFVHHSEINSSNYGRATLNDGQKVSFEIGKNDKGPQAKNVRAI
- a CDS encoding response regulator transcription factor, with the protein product MSRNEFKNIKVLFVEDEENIRINAVTYLRRLFEEVYEAKDANEAFEIIDNKKPHIIITDINMPKTNGLEMIRKIRKNDLYTKIIVLSAYTKTEYLLEAIELRLEKYLVKPIRHETIFPILSDCVNKIKNSKNIKYFSKDCYFDLSNKILYKNENIEKLSIKEVDLLSLLCENSDRLVDYDTIQSIVWNDDFMSEGALRTVARKLRKKLPKDCLYNFSKIGYKITTV